One window of Roseisolibacter agri genomic DNA carries:
- a CDS encoding mercuric transporter MerT family protein, which translates to MTPGDLMDRTADRTTAPTDAGTRSTARRGLAAAAGAIGAAFLASLCCVGPLAFVAFGVGAGFASTFEPLRPVFTFLTVALLAVGFYVVYGKKPAAADVATGAACAPDGTCAVPRTPRDRTRDKVLLWIAAVVALVFLTFPRWSLLLV; encoded by the coding sequence ATGACCCCTGGTGACCTGATGGACCGCACGGCCGACCGTACGACTGCCCCGACCGACGCGGGCACCCGCTCCACCGCGCGGCGCGGCCTCGCGGCCGCAGCGGGCGCCATCGGCGCCGCCTTCCTCGCCTCGCTCTGCTGCGTCGGGCCGCTCGCGTTCGTCGCCTTCGGTGTCGGCGCCGGGTTCGCGAGCACCTTCGAGCCGCTCCGGCCGGTGTTCACGTTCCTCACGGTGGCGCTCCTCGCGGTCGGCTTCTACGTCGTCTACGGGAAGAAGCCCGCGGCGGCGGACGTGGCGACAGGCGCGGCATGCGCGCCCGACGGGACGTGCGCCGTCCCTCGGACTCCCCGGGACCGCACGCGCGACAAGGTCCTGCTGTGGATCGCCGCCGTCGTCGCGCTCGTGTTCCTGACGTTCCCGCGCTGGTCCCTGCTCCTCGTCTGA
- a CDS encoding heavy-metal-associated domain-containing protein, giving the protein MNKSLATFGLLAVAGALSLCDLCGPGAQSAAAPGGLVSVAYAMPVPGPSLQAPAQARAQAPAQVAAPKTVTLAVKGMTCGGCVLSTRKVLTRLPGVAKADVSYEKGTAVVTYDPRKVTVEQMVAAIKTLGYTATPAAG; this is encoded by the coding sequence ATGAACAAGTCGCTCGCTACCTTCGGTCTCCTCGCCGTCGCCGGCGCGCTCTCCCTCTGTGACCTCTGTGGGCCGGGGGCGCAGTCCGCGGCCGCTCCGGGCGGCCTCGTGTCGGTCGCGTACGCCATGCCCGTGCCCGGTCCGTCGCTGCAGGCGCCCGCGCAGGCACGCGCCCAGGCGCCCGCCCAGGTGGCCGCGCCCAAGACGGTGACGCTCGCGGTGAAGGGCATGACGTGTGGCGGATGCGTCCTGAGCACCCGCAAGGTCCTCACGCGCCTCCCGGGGGTCGCCAAGGCGGACGTGAGCTACGAGAAGGGGACGGCGGTCGTGACCTACGACCCGCGGAAGGTGACGGTCGAGCAGATGGTCGCCGCGATCAAGACGCTCGGCTACACGGCGACGCCGGCCGCAGGCTGA
- a CDS encoding DUF5990 family protein gives MAASAAAPTGERTVRLRIRLADLPPRACAGYTEIEGGLQRKDEVLPGEVGPDGLPYFACDLRARLDAATGAPVFLGPFAFGPPAGRFLYVSWSAVQPSDPGAGRAMFRRAKVPLAAITWVQVEEAAGQPNVVLEATVPGVARDGGPVCATVPPRGGWRIAVV, from the coding sequence ATGGCGGCTAGCGCCGCAGCACCGACCGGCGAGCGGACCGTCCGCCTGCGCATCCGCCTCGCGGACCTGCCGCCCCGCGCGTGCGCCGGCTACACGGAGATCGAGGGCGGCCTCCAGCGGAAGGACGAGGTGCTCCCCGGCGAGGTCGGCCCGGACGGGCTGCCGTACTTCGCGTGTGACTTGCGCGCGCGGCTCGACGCCGCGACCGGCGCGCCGGTCTTCCTCGGGCCGTTCGCCTTCGGTCCGCCGGCCGGCCGCTTCCTTTACGTGAGCTGGAGCGCGGTGCAGCCGTCCGACCCGGGTGCGGGGCGCGCCATGTTCCGCCGGGCGAAGGTGCCCTTGGCGGCGATCACGTGGGTGCAGGTGGAGGAGGCGGCAGGCCAGCCAAACGTCGTGCTCGAAGCGACGGTGCCAGGCGTCGCGCGCGACGGCGGCCCGGTGTGCGCGACCGTGCCCCCCCGGGGCGGCTGGCGTATCGCGGTGGTCTGA
- a CDS encoding P63C domain-containing protein, giving the protein MSEDLNANGTVPQSKGGKARAERLPARRRKEIAALGAGERWGRDLPVAEYPGTLRIGGIEIECAVLGDGTRVLTQAELLEALGRHRKANVRNVEGEEPIPPVLQGESLKPFISEELLKKSQPIKFRTRQGAIASGYRAEVLPDICEVYLKARDANALKPQQRHIALQADILMRGLATVGIIALVDAATGFEKVRSRDALAKILEAFVQSELRKWVRTFPAEFYEQLCRLRGVAYPPTSMKLPPYFGTLTNNIVYDRIAPGVKAELKRLTPRTATGRPKHKLFQHLTEDVGHPKLREHLASVVTLMKISPDWATFEGHLNAALPRWNDTLPLAL; this is encoded by the coding sequence GTGTCCGAAGACCTGAACGCGAACGGCACGGTCCCGCAGTCCAAGGGCGGGAAAGCGCGCGCGGAGCGCCTGCCGGCGCGGCGGCGAAAGGAGATCGCGGCCCTCGGCGCCGGGGAGCGCTGGGGGAGGGACCTCCCCGTCGCCGAGTACCCTGGTACCCTCCGCATCGGCGGGATCGAGATCGAGTGCGCCGTCCTCGGTGATGGGACGCGCGTGCTCACCCAGGCGGAGCTCCTCGAGGCGCTGGGCCGCCACCGCAAGGCGAACGTGCGCAACGTCGAGGGCGAAGAGCCGATCCCGCCGGTTCTCCAGGGCGAGTCGCTCAAGCCCTTCATCTCCGAGGAGCTGCTCAAGAAGAGCCAGCCGATCAAGTTCAGAACCCGCCAGGGCGCCATCGCGAGCGGCTACCGCGCCGAGGTGCTGCCCGACATCTGCGAGGTGTACCTCAAGGCGCGCGACGCGAACGCGCTCAAGCCGCAGCAGCGCCACATCGCGCTGCAGGCCGACATCCTCATGCGCGGCTTGGCGACCGTGGGCATCATCGCCTTGGTCGACGCTGCCACCGGCTTCGAGAAGGTCCGGTCCCGCGACGCGCTCGCGAAGATCCTCGAGGCCTTCGTGCAGAGCGAACTGCGGAAGTGGGTGCGGACCTTCCCTGCCGAGTTCTACGAGCAGCTCTGCCGGCTCCGCGGCGTCGCGTACCCGCCGACGAGCATGAAGCTGCCGCCGTACTTCGGCACGCTCACGAACAACATCGTGTACGACCGCATCGCCCCCGGCGTGAAGGCCGAGTTGAAGCGGCTGACGCCGCGCACGGCGACCGGCCGGCCCAAGCACAAGCTCTTCCAGCACCTCACCGAGGACGTGGGGCACCCGAAGCTGCGCGAGCACCTCGCGTCGGTCGTGACGCTGATGAAGATCTCGCCGGACTGGGCGACCTTCGAGGGGCACCTGAACGCGGCGCTGCCGCGCTGGAACGACACGCTGCCGCTGGCGCTCTAG
- a CDS encoding AAA family ATPase, whose amino-acid sequence MHPNTEVRFGGYWQPDSAYGPQLTVVTAQVTLPSEAAGVVRYLKANIAGLERGVTAKRIAVALGSDCLARLKRDPALVQSLVPGGRGIALRLEVEAWAAEVRRETVTDALARRLHEVGVERRTVCLITRYFRTSEAAEVVTLRQPYRLLDVPGVAWETADKIARALGAANDDPARLNAACDAALQKAYEQGHTAVPPAAVAQAAAGLVKPVPVERLEAAVHALAEGGVLVRVGERVARPAHRATEWRIAEGVARMLDTPAELTSAQRAALDAMLAQTRLTSVQRGAVRLVLGSHVSVLTGGPGCGKTTTLRAVVEGCHVLGLPVRVLAPTGKAASRAKKVTGDPNAGTVHRFIASHRRAGGGERPGVVVVDESSMCDAETAAALLGTLDLSQTRLVWCGDADQLPSVGAGQVLLDLVRSGRVPVARLTDVFRMSAESRIHTNARCLLAGQPLDLSDADDFGFIPVPEDERAAVATRDALLSELARLEATGVKVRSDAQVLVPVRPGPLGVDALNRLLQDHLNPRGEPGPLVGGGTRARVGDRIVITRNIYELPTPVFNGEQGEVLAVDGGGRDMLVRVDDREVVLRGVQCLMTRLAWAITVHRSQGSEYPYVLMAYHHLAHRRLLDPRVLYTALTRAQNRFVLVGTEEAVSASLAQTGAADRQTMLPELLARAAGRPAPHPAP is encoded by the coding sequence ATGCACCCGAACACCGAGGTGCGGTTCGGCGGCTATTGGCAGCCGGACAGCGCGTACGGTCCTCAGCTCACCGTCGTCACCGCGCAGGTCACACTCCCGAGCGAGGCCGCAGGTGTCGTGCGCTACCTCAAGGCCAACATCGCGGGCCTGGAGCGTGGCGTCACCGCCAAGCGCATCGCCGTAGCACTCGGGAGCGACTGTCTCGCACGGCTCAAGCGCGATCCAGCGCTCGTGCAATCTCTCGTTCCGGGGGGGCGGGGCATCGCGCTACGCCTGGAGGTCGAAGCGTGGGCGGCGGAGGTGCGACGCGAGACGGTGACCGACGCGCTCGCCCGGCGGCTGCACGAGGTGGGTGTGGAGCGCCGCACGGTGTGCCTCATCACCCGCTACTTCCGCACGTCGGAGGCGGCGGAGGTGGTGACACTCCGACAGCCCTACCGCCTGCTCGACGTGCCCGGCGTCGCCTGGGAGACGGCGGACAAGATCGCGCGGGCCCTCGGGGCGGCCAACGACGACCCTGCGCGCCTCAACGCGGCGTGCGACGCGGCACTGCAGAAGGCGTACGAGCAAGGCCACACCGCGGTGCCCCCCGCCGCAGTCGCCCAGGCGGCGGCGGGGCTGGTGAAGCCCGTGCCGGTCGAGCGCCTGGAGGCGGCCGTGCATGCGCTCGCCGAGGGTGGGGTCCTGGTGCGCGTGGGCGAGCGGGTGGCGCGCCCAGCGCACCGCGCGACCGAGTGGCGGATAGCCGAGGGCGTCGCCCGGATGCTGGACACGCCCGCCGAGCTCACGAGCGCGCAGCGCGCCGCGCTCGACGCCATGCTCGCACAGACGCGACTCACCTCTGTGCAGCGAGGCGCCGTGCGCCTCGTGCTCGGCAGCCACGTGAGCGTGCTCACGGGCGGGCCGGGGTGCGGGAAGACCACGACGCTCCGCGCGGTGGTCGAGGGGTGCCATGTGCTCGGCCTGCCGGTGCGCGTCCTGGCGCCGACTGGGAAGGCGGCCTCGCGGGCGAAGAAGGTCACCGGCGACCCGAATGCGGGCACGGTGCACCGCTTCATCGCGTCCCACCGCCGCGCCGGCGGAGGCGAGCGGCCCGGGGTCGTCGTCGTCGACGAGAGCTCCATGTGCGACGCGGAGACTGCGGCGGCCCTGCTGGGTACCCTAGACCTCTCGCAGACGCGCCTGGTCTGGTGCGGGGACGCCGACCAGCTCCCGAGCGTCGGTGCGGGCCAGGTGCTGCTGGACCTGGTGCGGTCGGGTCGCGTGCCGGTCGCGAGGCTGACGGACGTCTTCCGCATGAGCGCGGAGAGTCGCATCCACACGAACGCGCGCTGTCTCCTGGCCGGGCAGCCGCTCGACCTGTCCGACGCCGACGACTTCGGCTTCATACCCGTCCCCGAGGACGAGCGAGCTGCAGTGGCCACGCGCGACGCGCTCCTCTCGGAGCTCGCGCGCCTAGAAGCCACCGGCGTGAAGGTGCGGAGCGACGCCCAGGTGCTGGTCCCCGTGCGCCCCGGGCCCCTCGGCGTCGACGCCCTGAACCGCCTCCTGCAGGATCACCTGAACCCGCGCGGCGAGCCCGGACCGCTGGTGGGCGGCGGCACGCGGGCACGCGTCGGCGACCGCATCGTCATCACGCGCAACATCTACGAGCTCCCCACGCCGGTCTTCAACGGCGAGCAGGGGGAGGTGCTCGCCGTGGACGGGGGCGGCCGCGACATGCTCGTGCGCGTGGACGACCGCGAGGTGGTGCTCCGCGGGGTGCAGTGCCTGATGACGCGCCTCGCCTGGGCTATCACGGTGCACCGCTCCCAGGGAAGCGAGTACCCGTACGTGCTGATGGCGTACCACCATCTGGCGCACCGGCGGTTGCTCGACCCGCGCGTGCTCTACACCGCGCTAACCCGGGCTCAGAACCGATTCGTCCTCGTCGGCACCGAGGAGGCAGTGTCGGCGTCGCTGGCGCAGACGGGCGCGGCGGACCGCCAGACGATGCTCCCGGAACTCCTGGCGCGCGCCGCCGGGCGGCCGGCGCCCCACCCCGCACCGTGA
- a CDS encoding tyrosine-type recombinase/integrase: MSLFLPAMQPSPDGMWEVEMVRLDHGERLPVIRNSRTWLPAPLALRYVLSQRPRLRPGSLANDVRGVCALYNWAAQERTVGFLDDWLARGRAPTNHELKQINRFLRNAPEEADSQQGTPVVGAVPEERGALGEAPVVDRAGEVPATTYHRRLTSVLHFLDWALRADNAGATQAIDDDEHVRIVWRVQRLFREWAAERPIPESLTPDPLTLLDIHFVRRALGADEFGRWHYADVFVPETRLRNWAMFEVAINYGLRRAELLLLRLDDLPDDDDPLRNIRVARRREVKVDKGLSRKTPRIVRVPALDPERYDVVRQYLTHGGTEGGRCGPADAETRLFLRHPSEVKRPSARPAEAPSPFEPISGARFGQTITRIGELAWHAAEREIAAGAGVVTIRTGGTATAVKVTDRVLEELRTRLTGLHPHVLRHTWATHFALAHYGEHGFDGVVHLLQLYGGWADDKMPKHYAEKAMEELGQRAAAERLMALSTNR, encoded by the coding sequence ATGTCGCTCTTCCTGCCGGCCATGCAGCCCTCTCCCGACGGGATGTGGGAGGTGGAGATGGTGAGGCTCGACCACGGCGAGCGCTTGCCGGTCATCCGCAACAGCCGCACGTGGCTACCTGCCCCCCTCGCGCTCCGGTACGTGCTCAGCCAGCGGCCCCGCCTCCGGCCCGGCTCCCTGGCGAACGACGTCCGCGGCGTGTGCGCCCTCTACAACTGGGCGGCGCAGGAGCGGACCGTGGGGTTCTTGGACGACTGGCTCGCGCGCGGGCGCGCGCCGACGAACCATGAGCTGAAGCAGATCAACCGCTTCCTGCGCAACGCTCCGGAGGAAGCGGACAGCCAGCAGGGCACGCCCGTCGTCGGCGCTGTGCCTGAGGAGCGGGGCGCGCTGGGCGAGGCCCCGGTCGTCGACCGAGCCGGCGAGGTGCCGGCGACGACGTACCACCGCCGGCTCACGTCGGTGCTCCACTTCCTCGACTGGGCGCTGCGCGCGGACAACGCCGGCGCGACCCAGGCCATCGACGACGACGAGCACGTGCGAATCGTCTGGCGAGTCCAGCGGCTGTTCCGCGAGTGGGCCGCCGAGCGCCCGATCCCCGAGTCGCTGACGCCCGACCCCCTCACGCTGCTCGACATCCACTTCGTGCGGCGAGCGCTAGGGGCCGACGAGTTCGGACGGTGGCACTACGCGGACGTCTTCGTGCCGGAGACCAGGCTGCGCAACTGGGCCATGTTCGAGGTGGCGATCAACTACGGTCTCCGCCGCGCGGAGCTGCTGCTGCTGCGACTCGACGATCTGCCGGACGACGACGACCCGCTCCGCAACATCCGCGTGGCGCGCCGGCGCGAGGTGAAGGTCGATAAGGGGCTCAGTCGCAAGACCCCGCGCATCGTGAGGGTCCCGGCCCTGGACCCGGAGCGGTACGACGTGGTGCGGCAGTACCTGACGCACGGCGGCACCGAGGGGGGGCGCTGCGGCCCTGCCGACGCGGAGACGCGGCTCTTCCTGCGCCACCCCTCCGAGGTGAAGCGGCCGAGCGCCCGACCCGCCGAGGCGCCGTCGCCCTTCGAGCCCATATCGGGTGCGCGCTTCGGTCAGACCATCACGCGCATCGGCGAACTCGCGTGGCACGCCGCCGAGCGCGAGATCGCGGCCGGCGCGGGCGTCGTCACGATCCGGACCGGCGGGACGGCAACCGCGGTCAAGGTGACCGACCGCGTGCTGGAGGAGCTCCGGACCCGGCTGACAGGGCTGCACCCGCACGTGCTGCGGCACACCTGGGCGACGCACTTCGCCCTCGCGCACTACGGGGAGCACGGCTTCGACGGCGTGGTCCACCTGCTCCAACTCTACGGCGGCTGGGCCGACGACAAGATGCCCAAGCACTACGCCGAGAAAGCGATGGAGGAACTGGGGCAGCGCGCGGCGGCCGAACGGCTGATGGCTCTCTCCACCAACCGGTAG
- a CDS encoding glycoside hydrolase family 16 protein, which yields MIAALVTGCHTPPAGSTLVFGDEFSGLSIDRAKWIVYTGPVYNAELQAYVDDTATAYVRDGMLVLQARARAHRDTAGRAVEFVSARLHGRTTFRYGTIAARMKLPTGAGLWPAFWLLGEGAWPAHGEIDVMEYLQDLFRAFTSNNVTGVD from the coding sequence GTGATCGCAGCCCTCGTCACCGGCTGTCACACGCCGCCGGCCGGCTCCACGCTGGTCTTCGGCGACGAGTTTTCCGGCCTCTCGATCGACCGCGCCAAGTGGATCGTCTACACCGGCCCGGTCTACAACGCGGAGCTGCAGGCGTACGTGGACGACACCGCGACGGCGTACGTCCGCGACGGCATGCTCGTGCTCCAGGCGCGGGCGCGCGCGCATCGCGACACCGCCGGGCGCGCGGTGGAGTTCGTGTCGGCGCGCCTGCACGGCCGCACGACGTTCCGCTACGGGACGATCGCCGCGCGCATGAAGCTGCCCACCGGCGCCGGGCTCTGGCCGGCGTTCTGGCTGCTCGGCGAGGGCGCGTGGCCGGCGCACGGCGAGATCGACGTGATGGAGTATCTGCAAGACCTTTTTCGCGCCTTTACCTCTAACAATGTGACAGGGGTAGATTGA
- a CDS encoding glycoside hydrolase family 9 protein — protein sequence MRPRLATLAVLALSPALADAQAPRSLMPIDFVESAEFGWLRKPVLASRVLDDMTRPDTWKVTGTAKATFPTEPRLGDMRVLRVDMQLFEGTPAPNRARLPAVNIQRAVPNEDWSGYNRISLWVRPDFRGVPVLPLQIALRNDGAEKVPERYGREGTHYVTLTRDGWQQIVWEIEPLARDRVTRLEIGYFVNKMLADPGDRVAFELGRLELQKVAPDHHTGWSVAPGRLAFSHSGYQTGASKTAVASGLAATDFQLLRVDDAALGQTVLRAPLQAVRARNGEFQLLDFSSVETPGRYVLQAGDVVSRPFDIGGDVWKTSLWKTLNFFYGNRCGDHIPGVHGIDHLDWLAAHGDQRLTMSGGWHDAGDLSQGVINTGESTYAMFALAERLAARGDDPALVERLLEEARWGLDWVLRVRFAGGYRIGFGSHNYWSNNVVGDADDKVVEAKNNPNANYIASAAGAIAARVLKDRDPALAARSLRIAEDDWEHAIVGVEGPSTWHTPAFAASRMELAGIGITASVELFRATGKARYRDKAVELARVVTGSQQVARVGRDFPLAGFWYTGPDRDTLFHQFHRAADQAPVVALAQLVEAFPDHPEWMRWYAAIARHAEFQKRAATTTAPYGVLPAYVYRVADSAHVPASGDRYMATPDQYAAQARAGLPMGDGWYLRAFPVWFQRRGNYGVLLSQAKALSAASRLRGDSAGLDLAQRQAQWVVGRNPFAQSTMYGEGHDWAQQYSVSSADFVGSLPVGMQSRGVTDLPYWPSQNMYVYKEVWVHPSARWLWLMADLLPGAPATSTDSTPTPVATAAANGDVTIRWTLATEGTHRVALRTDNLTVDRPTRTVTVQAGRPVTVEWKGRVRDGSASWTAVVVPDGDASRRREVVAP from the coding sequence ATGCGCCCACGCCTCGCCACGCTCGCTGTCCTGGCCCTGTCGCCCGCGCTGGCGGACGCGCAGGCGCCGCGCTCCCTCATGCCCATCGACTTCGTCGAGTCGGCGGAGTTCGGGTGGCTGCGCAAGCCGGTGCTCGCGAGCCGCGTCCTCGACGACATGACGCGACCCGACACGTGGAAGGTCACCGGCACCGCGAAGGCAACCTTCCCCACGGAGCCGCGGCTGGGCGACATGCGCGTGCTGCGCGTGGACATGCAGCTGTTCGAGGGCACGCCCGCACCCAACCGCGCGCGCCTCCCGGCCGTCAACATCCAGCGCGCCGTCCCGAACGAGGACTGGAGCGGCTACAACCGGATCTCGCTCTGGGTGCGTCCCGACTTCAGGGGCGTCCCCGTGCTGCCGCTGCAGATCGCCCTGCGCAACGACGGCGCCGAGAAGGTGCCGGAGCGCTATGGCCGCGAGGGGACGCACTACGTCACGCTGACGCGCGACGGCTGGCAGCAGATCGTCTGGGAGATCGAGCCGCTGGCGCGCGACCGCGTGACCCGCCTCGAGATCGGCTACTTCGTCAACAAGATGCTCGCCGACCCCGGCGACCGCGTCGCGTTCGAGCTGGGGCGGCTGGAGCTGCAGAAGGTCGCGCCCGACCACCACACCGGGTGGAGCGTCGCGCCGGGGCGGCTGGCGTTCAGCCACAGCGGCTACCAGACCGGCGCCTCCAAGACGGCCGTCGCCAGCGGGCTCGCGGCGACCGACTTCCAGCTGCTGCGCGTGGACGATGCCGCCCTCGGTCAGACGGTGCTGCGCGCGCCGCTGCAGGCGGTGCGCGCGCGCAACGGCGAGTTCCAGCTGCTCGACTTCTCGTCCGTCGAGACGCCGGGGCGCTACGTGCTGCAGGCGGGCGACGTCGTCTCGCGCCCGTTCGACATCGGCGGCGACGTGTGGAAGACGAGCCTCTGGAAGACGCTCAACTTCTTCTACGGCAATCGCTGCGGCGACCACATCCCGGGTGTGCACGGCATCGACCATCTCGACTGGCTCGCGGCGCACGGCGACCAGCGCCTCACGATGAGCGGCGGCTGGCACGACGCGGGCGACCTGTCGCAGGGCGTCATCAACACCGGCGAGAGCACGTACGCGATGTTCGCGCTGGCCGAGCGGCTGGCGGCGCGCGGCGATGATCCCGCGCTCGTGGAGCGGCTGCTCGAGGAGGCGCGCTGGGGCCTCGACTGGGTGCTGCGCGTGCGCTTCGCCGGCGGCTACCGCATCGGGTTCGGGAGCCACAACTACTGGTCGAACAACGTCGTCGGCGACGCGGACGACAAGGTGGTGGAGGCGAAGAACAACCCGAACGCCAACTACATCGCCTCGGCCGCCGGCGCGATCGCGGCGCGCGTGCTGAAGGACCGCGACCCGGCGCTCGCCGCGCGCAGCCTGCGCATCGCGGAGGACGACTGGGAGCACGCGATCGTGGGCGTCGAGGGCCCGTCGACGTGGCACACGCCCGCGTTCGCGGCCAGCCGCATGGAGCTCGCCGGCATCGGGATCACCGCGTCGGTGGAGCTGTTCCGCGCCACGGGGAAGGCGCGCTACCGCGACAAGGCCGTCGAGCTGGCGCGCGTGGTCACGGGGTCGCAGCAGGTCGCGCGCGTCGGCCGCGACTTCCCGCTCGCGGGCTTCTGGTACACGGGCCCCGACCGCGACACGCTCTTCCACCAGTTCCACCGCGCCGCCGACCAGGCGCCGGTCGTCGCGCTCGCGCAGCTGGTCGAGGCGTTCCCGGACCACCCGGAGTGGATGCGCTGGTACGCCGCGATCGCGCGCCACGCCGAGTTCCAGAAGCGCGCCGCGACGACGACCGCACCGTACGGCGTGCTCCCGGCGTACGTCTACCGCGTCGCCGACAGCGCGCACGTGCCCGCCTCGGGCGACCGCTACATGGCGACGCCCGACCAGTACGCGGCGCAGGCGCGCGCCGGCCTGCCGATGGGCGACGGCTGGTACCTGCGCGCCTTCCCGGTGTGGTTCCAGCGGCGCGGCAACTACGGCGTGCTGCTGTCGCAGGCGAAGGCGCTGTCGGCGGCGTCGCGGTTGCGCGGCGACAGCGCGGGGCTCGACCTCGCGCAGCGGCAGGCGCAGTGGGTCGTGGGCCGCAACCCGTTCGCGCAGAGCACGATGTACGGCGAGGGCCACGACTGGGCGCAGCAGTACAGCGTCTCGTCGGCGGACTTCGTGGGCTCGCTGCCGGTGGGGATGCAGAGCCGCGGCGTCACCGACCTGCCCTACTGGCCGTCGCAGAACATGTACGTGTACAAGGAGGTGTGGGTGCACCCGTCGGCGCGGTGGCTCTGGCTGATGGCCGACCTGCTGCCCGGCGCGCCCGCGACTTCGACGGACTCGACGCCCACACCCGTCGCCACCGCTGCCGCGAACGGCGACGTGACGATCCGCTGGACCCTCGCGACGGAGGGCACGCACCGCGTCGCACTGCGCACCGACAACCTCACCGTCGATCGTCCCACGCGCACGGTCACCGTGCAGGCGGGGCGACCGGTGACCGTCGAGTGGAAGGGGCGCGTGCGTGATGGGAGCGCGTCGTGGACGGCGGTCGTGGTGCCGGACGGCGACGCGTCACGTCGACGAGAGGTGGTCGCGCCGTAA
- a CDS encoding metal-dependent hydrolase, with amino-acid sequence MDNVTHALAGSLLAAATVAIVERRTGRPATPGYGRAAMILGVVAAELPDADLLYAGPVLGMGKLGYLLHHRGHTHTVVFALLAGLLLWGVARLRRHGARPVAERRGLLGLALAGTLSHLALDYTNSYGVHPFWPVDDRWFYGDAVFIVEPWLWIIAVPALIAIVRSPVARVLLGAALVGILALAWSFGQVSRGLALALTLGAAVSLAVTFAAPPARRLAIALTAWLAFEAGSFVASRAARGQVRAAVAAIAGADALRDVALTPTVSNPLCFRALVVETQAETYRVTEASVAPFPALRTVRACPPPDADGGAGMVPSSRAATDAVRWGIEWSAPRAELGALARANCEVAAALRFVRVPAWRRLPDGAVRLSDLRFGNGDASFAEVYAAAAPARCPNPRAVPSWVPPRQDVL; translated from the coding sequence TTGGACAATGTCACCCACGCCCTCGCCGGCAGCCTGCTCGCCGCCGCGACCGTCGCGATCGTCGAGCGGCGCACCGGTCGGCCGGCCACGCCAGGGTACGGCCGTGCGGCGATGATCCTCGGCGTGGTGGCCGCGGAGCTCCCCGACGCCGACCTGCTGTACGCGGGGCCAGTGCTCGGCATGGGCAAGCTGGGGTACCTCCTGCATCACCGCGGGCACACGCACACCGTCGTCTTCGCGCTGCTGGCGGGGCTGCTGCTGTGGGGCGTCGCGCGCCTGCGACGCCACGGCGCGCGTCCGGTGGCCGAGCGACGCGGGTTGCTGGGGCTCGCGCTGGCGGGGACGCTGTCGCACCTCGCGCTCGACTACACGAACAGCTACGGCGTGCACCCGTTCTGGCCGGTGGACGACCGCTGGTTCTACGGCGACGCGGTGTTCATCGTGGAGCCCTGGCTGTGGATCATCGCGGTGCCCGCGCTGATCGCGATCGTGCGCAGCCCCGTCGCGCGCGTGCTGCTGGGCGCCGCGCTGGTGGGGATCCTGGCGCTGGCATGGTCGTTCGGGCAGGTGAGCCGCGGGCTGGCGCTCGCGCTCACGCTCGGCGCGGCCGTCTCGCTGGCGGTGACGTTCGCCGCGCCGCCCGCGCGGCGCCTCGCGATCGCGCTCACGGCGTGGCTCGCGTTCGAGGCCGGCTCGTTCGTCGCGTCGCGCGCGGCGCGCGGGCAGGTGCGCGCGGCGGTGGCGGCGATCGCGGGCGCGGACGCGCTGCGCGACGTGGCGCTCACGCCGACGGTGTCGAACCCGCTCTGCTTCCGCGCGCTGGTGGTCGAGACGCAGGCGGAGACCTATCGGGTCACCGAGGCGTCGGTGGCGCCGTTCCCGGCGCTGCGCACGGTGCGCGCGTGTCCGCCGCCCGACGCGGACGGCGGCGCCGGCATGGTGCCGTCATCGCGCGCCGCGACGGACGCGGTGCGCTGGGGCATCGAGTGGAGCGCACCGCGAGCCGAGCTGGGGGCGCTGGCACGCGCGAACTGCGAGGTGGCGGCGGCGCTGCGCTTCGTGCGCGTGCCCGCGTGGCGCCGCCTGCCCGACGGCGCGGTGCGTCTCTCGGACCTGCGCTTCGGGAACGGCGACGCGAGCTTTGCGGAGGTGTATGCGGCGGCGGCACCCGCGCGCTGCCCGAATCCGAGGGCGGTGCCGTCGTGGGTGCCGCCGCGACAGGACGTGCTGTGA